ACCTGCCCCGTCACCTGCCACTTCATCTGAAGGCCTCGCTGGCCTCTTCAATACCCTCGCGGTCCAAACCCTCGCGACCGTAGGGGCTCAGGTCGTAGCGCACCGGCAGGTAGCGTTCGGGGATCTCCCAGATGACCACCTCGGGCGGCGACTCGAAAGCGGGGTCGGCGAGGTAGCGCAGCATGGGGATGACCGGGCCCAGGCCCTCTTGCGCCGCATCCAGGACGCTCAGGCCCAGGGTCGCCTCGAGCGCGCCCCTGAACTGCCAATCGCCGCCACTGTAGCTCGTGCCGACCAGCGCCACGGGAATGGTCAGCTCGCCGAAGAGGTCGTCGCCGAGGCCGCTGTCGATCTCGCGCACCCGCGCGCGCTCGAGCCTGTCGGGCGGCGGCCCCAGCCGCTCCTGCCAGGGCCCCAGGGGCAGGAAGTTGAAGAGGTCGCCGCTGAAAGGCTCGCTGCCCGCGGCGACCAGTACGAACTCGCCGCGGTCCAGGCTGGCGCCCGCGGCCGCGACCGCCGGCCGCAGCGCCTGCGCCACCACCTGCGCGCCGAAGGGCGTCCAGTGGGTGTCGGTGCGCAAGAACACCTGGCCCTCGGCTTTGGCCTCCAGGAGCGGTGTCAGGAGGTCCGGCGCGGCGACGCCCACGGCCAGAAGACTCTCTCTAAAGGCCTCATAGCGGGCGCGGCTGTAGTCGGGCAGGCGCGCTCGGCCCAGCCTCTCCTCATAGACGCGGGCCTTGGCCGGGATGAGCGCGACGACGAGCCGGCTGCCGCTCGTCTCGAGCGTTTCCCTCACCTCCGCGACGAGCGCCAGCTTGTAGGCCGTCTCCGCCGCCTCGTGCGGGTAGCGCATGAACTCCTCGCTGGTAAAGAGCCAGCCCTCCTCGCCGACGAGCACGCCGTCCAGGCCGACACCGAAGAGACCGTAGTTGAGCGCGGTCAGCGATGACAGCGCCAGCTCGCGAAAGAGCAGGCCCTCGTTGAAGTTGTCCTCGTAGGCCTGCGCCCAGGAGCCGTCCACAATGGGCTCGTCCGGCAGCCTGTAAGTCCCCGGCGAGAGGAGTGCGGCCAAGCCGCCCGCGGCGAGCACTAGGGTCAAGAAGGCACCGGGCACGAGGCGCCACCAGGGAGCGCGCCTCTCCCGCGGCCGCTCGGCCTCGAGCTTGGCGATGTCGGCGCCTAGTTGCATGCTAAACCACGCCATCTTATACCAAGCGTATCAAGCACAAAAGCGGCGCTTGATACGCGCGCGTGCGCGCATACCCTCAAACCCATTCGGTTTGTGGTACTTCGAAAGGCAATTGGCATTACTCGGTCGGAGTGGCCTAGAGCTGTAAGGAGCATGAGCAGGAGCATCGGCGCGGCACCTCAAAACCGCCTCAGAACTGGAAGTAGAGAAAGGGCGAGTGGGCCTGCGCCGAGAGCTTCATGACGCCCAGCATGAAGAGCGGCAGGATGCTCATGTGAAGGTTGGCCAGGGCGAGCCGCCGGTCCGCGGGCAGGCGCGCGAGGAGCCCTTTCCAGAGCGGGCCGGCGGCGATGAGCAGGAGCGCGGCGAGGAGCGCGGCCGTGCGGTCGGGCTGCAGCTGCCAGGCAACCCCGTCCGAGAAGGCCAGACCGTTTCGCCCCAGCATGCCGGCGTACATCTCGACGGCCACGCCCACGC
This portion of the Deinococcota bacterium genome encodes:
- a CDS encoding alginate O-acetyltransferase — protein: MAWFSMQLGADIAKLEAERPRERRAPWWRLVPGAFLTLVLAAGGLAALLSPGTYRLPDEPIVDGSWAQAYEDNFNEGLLFRELALSSLTALNYGLFGVGLDGVLVGEEGWLFTSEEFMRYPHEAAETAYKLALVAEVRETLETSGSRLVVALIPAKARVYEERLGRARLPDYSRARYEAFRESLLAVGVAAPDLLTPLLEAKAEGQVFLRTDTHWTPFGAQVVAQALRPAVAAAGASLDRGEFVLVAAGSEPFSGDLFNFLPLGPWQERLGPPPDRLERARVREIDSGLGDDLFGELTIPVALVGTSYSGGDWQFRGALEATLGLSVLDAAQEGLGPVIPMLRYLADPAFESPPEVVIWEIPERYLPVRYDLSPYGREGLDREGIEEASEAFR